A window of Dreissena polymorpha isolate Duluth1 unplaced genomic scaffold, UMN_Dpol_1.0 chrUn006, whole genome shotgun sequence contains these coding sequences:
- the LOC127863355 gene encoding UPF0686 protein C11orf1 homolog has protein sequence MSHLDNNPSFQSMVRASGLAEVWTHSTDAAKFNQFGWRCTNKETAYTNCTLIGNWNEERFDNKIVEKAKPLPSQHNHYFESTYDQSYNFKPYTVPKELKHLKAPHPNAFPGHQPETDSVPLKSIYNSWETTTRAGYVDPRIRETPLEPQKTQGK, from the exons ATGTCGCATTTAGACAACAATCCTTCTTTTCAGTCCATGGTCCGAGCTAGCGGCTTGGCGGAGGTATGGACTCACTCAACCGATGCAGCCAAATTTAATCAGTTCGGATGGAGATGTACGAATAAGGAAACAGCCTACACTAATTGCACTCTGATTGGCAACTGGAATGAGGAAAGATTTGATAATAAAATAGTTGAAAAAGCTAAACCGCTTCCTTCTCAG CATAACCACTACTTTGAAAGCACTTACGATCAAAGCTACAACTTCAAACCATACACTGTTCCAAAAGAATTGAAGCATTTAAAAG CCCCTCATCCCAATGCCTTCCCTGGACACCAGCCAGAGACGGACAGTGTGCCGTTAAAGAGCATCTACAACAGCTGGGAAACCACAACCCGCGCAGGATATGTAGACCCTCGCATCCGGGAAACTCCGCTTGAGCCACAGAAGACTCAAGGAAAATAG